In one window of Prionailurus bengalensis isolate Pbe53 chromosome B3, Fcat_Pben_1.1_paternal_pri, whole genome shotgun sequence DNA:
- the ODF3L1 gene encoding outer dense fiber protein 3-like protein 1 isoform X2: MKLAKEAKNSVFYGQHPEEKVQVPSRQEVKQTPVIMAMIKGPGPAKYLRPSCTGYVDHDISMFQEPAYSLHTRHSEKRVTDICSPGPCYFFDPKITRFGMSSCTQVPMGERISNLCLSPIPASCHYDLEKTHPPGERRAPQYAFGYRWPYRVTDPNPAPNKYQLPLLLGPNNPVSRAAPCYSLASEHKNWFYKENVAGGPGPATRSRPEPSVYQNRSPSYSMAKRFAYPMDHTPRPGPGSHDVQKVTVHKPRTPAFTMGVKHSPHLCPLVIDIHD; encoded by the exons ATGAAGCTGGCCAAGGAGGCCAAGAACTCTGTGTTCTATGGGCAGCACCCAGAGGAGAAGGTTCAGGTGCCGTCACGGCAAGAGGTAAAGCAGACCCCTGTGATCATGGCAATGATCAAAG GTCCGGGCCCTGCCAAATACCTCCGGCCATCCTGCACGGGTTATGTAGACCATGACATCTCCATGTTCCAGGAGCCAGCCTACAGTCTGCACACACGGCACTCGGAGAAGC GGGTCACAGACATTTGCAGCCCTGGGCCTTGCTATTTCTTCGATCCCAAAATAACTCGGTTTGGAATGTCCAGCTGCACGCAGGTCCCTATGGGAGAGCGCATCTCTAACCTGT GCCTGAGCCCCATCCCAGCCTCCTGCCATTACGACCTAGAGAAGACCCACCCACCTGGGGAACGTAGGGCTCCCCAGTATGCTTTCGGCTACCGGTGGCCGTACCGGGTGACAGACCCCAACCCAGCCCCCAACAAGTACCAGCTGCCACTCTTGCTGGGGCCCAATAACCCTGTCAGCCGAGCTGCTCCTTGCTATAGTTTGGCCTCTGAGCACAAGAACTGGTTCTACAAGGAGAATGTGGCTGGAGGCCCTGGGCCGGCCACACGCTCCCGGCCTGAGCCCTCTGTCTACCAGAATCGCAGCCCCAGCTATAGCATGGCCAAGCGATTTGCCTACCCGATGGACCACACACCTCGGCCTGGCCCTGGCTCCCACGATGTCCAGAAGGTCACGGTGCACAAACCCCGAACACCCGCTTTCACCATGGGCGTCAAGCACTCACCCCACCTGTGCCCGCTGGTCATCGACATTCACGACTAA
- the ODF3L1 gene encoding outer dense fiber protein 3-like protein 1 isoform X1, whose amino-acid sequence MGKLDGGICGSVTSVGGKPPVFSWHPASDWAGGPSLRAAPSILTGPGPAKYLRPSCTGYVDHDISMFQEPAYSLHTRHSEKRVTDICSPGPCYFFDPKITRFGMSSCTQVPMGERISNLCLSPIPASCHYDLEKTHPPGERRAPQYAFGYRWPYRVTDPNPAPNKYQLPLLLGPNNPVSRAAPCYSLASEHKNWFYKENVAGGPGPATRSRPEPSVYQNRSPSYSMAKRFAYPMDHTPRPGPGSHDVQKVTVHKPRTPAFTMGVKHSPHLCPLVIDIHD is encoded by the exons ATGGGGAAGCTCGACGGTGGGATTTGTGGCAGTGTGACATCAGTGGGAGGAAAGCCCCCAGTGTTCTCATGGCACCCTGCCTCTGACTGGGCGGGTGGGCCAAGCCTGAGGGCTGCCCCGTCCATCCTCACAGGTCCGGGCCCTGCCAAATACCTCCGGCCATCCTGCACGGGTTATGTAGACCATGACATCTCCATGTTCCAGGAGCCAGCCTACAGTCTGCACACACGGCACTCGGAGAAGC GGGTCACAGACATTTGCAGCCCTGGGCCTTGCTATTTCTTCGATCCCAAAATAACTCGGTTTGGAATGTCCAGCTGCACGCAGGTCCCTATGGGAGAGCGCATCTCTAACCTGT GCCTGAGCCCCATCCCAGCCTCCTGCCATTACGACCTAGAGAAGACCCACCCACCTGGGGAACGTAGGGCTCCCCAGTATGCTTTCGGCTACCGGTGGCCGTACCGGGTGACAGACCCCAACCCAGCCCCCAACAAGTACCAGCTGCCACTCTTGCTGGGGCCCAATAACCCTGTCAGCCGAGCTGCTCCTTGCTATAGTTTGGCCTCTGAGCACAAGAACTGGTTCTACAAGGAGAATGTGGCTGGAGGCCCTGGGCCGGCCACACGCTCCCGGCCTGAGCCCTCTGTCTACCAGAATCGCAGCCCCAGCTATAGCATGGCCAAGCGATTTGCCTACCCGATGGACCACACACCTCGGCCTGGCCCTGGCTCCCACGATGTCCAGAAGGTCACGGTGCACAAACCCCGAACACCCGCTTTCACCATGGGCGTCAAGCACTCACCCCACCTGTGCCCGCTGGTCATCGACATTCACGACTAA